The Luteolibacter arcticus genome includes a window with the following:
- a CDS encoding Gfo/Idh/MocA family protein: MSPTPLSLSRRRVIAGSAATAVVASFPNLLLAQGQANTAKLKIGLIGCGGRGTGAAQQALSADPNVVLWALGDAFPEAVKSSLNGLKSFGAKLDVPAERQFSGLDAYQKVIESGVDVVLLGAPPGFRPQHLRAAIEAGKHVFAEKPMAVDVAGVKSVMESAKLAKQKGVSIQHGYCWRFAPGVRELYGKVNSGELGKVYSVYGTYMGSPPKPLQPGMTKPAEMADVEWQLRWWTNFEWTSGGPLLEQAVHTVDKIAWAMNDVAPIAAVANGGRAYRTDAGNVYDHYNIAFEYPGGVICHLGERQYLGCHTETVDRIYCEKGTAVAPNTPMVLGPDGKRSWMYRAPAGAEQNMYQVCHNEFFAAIRKGEIINTGEYMANSTMLGLLGRDAAHTGQRITWEQMWNASQDFAPDTLKMGDSFPVAPVPVPGKYKLA, from the coding sequence CAAAGCTCAAGATCGGTCTGATCGGCTGCGGCGGCCGCGGTACCGGTGCCGCCCAGCAGGCATTGTCTGCCGACCCGAACGTGGTCCTTTGGGCGCTCGGCGATGCATTCCCCGAGGCGGTCAAGAGCAGCTTGAACGGGCTCAAGAGCTTCGGTGCCAAGCTCGATGTGCCGGCCGAGCGCCAGTTCAGCGGGCTGGATGCCTACCAAAAGGTCATTGAAAGCGGCGTGGACGTCGTCCTGCTCGGAGCGCCTCCGGGATTCCGCCCGCAGCACTTGCGTGCGGCGATCGAGGCCGGTAAGCACGTCTTCGCCGAGAAGCCGATGGCCGTGGACGTGGCCGGCGTGAAGTCGGTCATGGAGTCCGCCAAGCTCGCCAAGCAGAAGGGCGTCTCGATCCAGCACGGCTACTGCTGGCGCTTCGCCCCGGGCGTCCGCGAACTTTACGGCAAGGTCAACTCCGGCGAGCTCGGCAAGGTTTACTCGGTCTATGGCACCTACATGGGCAGCCCGCCGAAGCCGCTGCAGCCCGGCATGACCAAACCCGCCGAGATGGCCGATGTGGAATGGCAGCTCCGCTGGTGGACGAATTTCGAATGGACCAGCGGCGGCCCTCTGCTCGAGCAGGCGGTGCACACCGTGGACAAGATCGCCTGGGCGATGAATGACGTCGCGCCGATCGCCGCCGTCGCCAATGGCGGCCGTGCCTACCGCACCGACGCCGGCAACGTTTACGACCACTACAACATCGCCTTCGAATACCCCGGCGGCGTGATTTGCCACCTCGGCGAGCGCCAGTACCTCGGCTGCCACACCGAGACCGTGGACCGCATCTATTGCGAAAAGGGCACCGCCGTCGCGCCGAACACACCGATGGTGCTCGGCCCGGATGGCAAGCGCAGCTGGATGTATCGCGCCCCGGCCGGCGCGGAGCAGAACATGTATCAGGTCTGCCACAACGAGTTCTTCGCCGCGATCCGCAAGGGCGAGATCATCAACACCGGTGAGTACATGGCGAATAGCACCATGCTCGGCCTGCTCGGCCGCGACGCCGCCCACACCGGCCAGCGCATCACCTGGGAGCAGATGTGGAATGCCTCCCAGGACTTCGCTCCCGACACGCTGAAGATGGGCGACAGCTTCCCGGTCGCGCCGGTGCCGGTGCCCGGAAAGTACAAGCTCGCCTGA
- a CDS encoding SAM-dependent methyltransferase — translation MSHASWLIRIPDVFAPFAPQILAGLGATPRKMLGGDYHLVELADPAVLSESERALFTSWNLPVEHGWPCCPQKMDGFVEKAAQGILKKFGDRGAQALFTGPLLPGAPHPFYKHLATNLRGRVLQLFPSLPVAEVEAQDPSAPTLFCLVGKEGLFCGMRSPREANGFYPGGTKFIRQAAAISRAGAKIAEALHYLKLHQPDLPAGAHWLELGASPGGMTAELLDRGFRVTAVDKAALDPRLDRAPGLTFIRGDVDTFNFKSDGEFDALLCDMNGDPRVSLRQVVRLSAGLKAGGLIVFTLKAAGADTPEDMLALIRAAEAYAVASGLTLIAKTHLTYNRQEFTLFFERAPGH, via the coding sequence ATGTCGCACGCGTCCTGGCTGATCCGCATTCCCGATGTCTTTGCGCCTTTCGCGCCGCAGATCCTGGCGGGCCTCGGTGCGACGCCGCGGAAAATGCTGGGTGGCGACTACCATTTGGTGGAACTCGCCGACCCGGCGGTGCTGTCCGAGTCGGAGCGGGCGCTTTTCACGAGCTGGAATCTGCCGGTGGAGCACGGCTGGCCGTGTTGCCCGCAGAAGATGGACGGCTTCGTGGAAAAGGCGGCGCAGGGGATTCTCAAGAAGTTCGGCGACCGTGGTGCGCAGGCGCTGTTCACCGGGCCGTTGCTGCCGGGGGCGCCGCATCCTTTCTACAAGCACCTCGCCACCAATCTCCGCGGCCGGGTGCTCCAGCTCTTCCCCTCGCTGCCGGTAGCCGAGGTCGAGGCGCAGGACCCGTCCGCGCCGACCTTGTTTTGCCTGGTAGGGAAGGAGGGCCTTTTCTGCGGGATGCGGAGTCCGCGGGAGGCGAACGGCTTTTACCCCGGCGGGACGAAATTCATCCGCCAGGCTGCCGCGATCAGCCGGGCCGGGGCGAAGATCGCCGAGGCCCTGCACTATCTGAAGCTCCACCAGCCGGACCTGCCGGCCGGTGCCCATTGGCTGGAACTGGGCGCGAGCCCGGGCGGGATGACCGCGGAGCTGCTCGACCGCGGGTTCCGCGTCACCGCCGTCGATAAGGCAGCACTGGATCCCCGGTTGGATCGTGCGCCAGGACTGACTTTCATCCGCGGCGACGTGGATACCTTCAATTTCAAGTCCGACGGGGAGTTCGATGCCCTGCTTTGTGACATGAATGGCGACCCGCGCGTGTCGCTGCGGCAGGTGGTGCGGCTTTCCGCCGGGCTGAAAGCCGGTGGGCTGATCGTTTTCACCCTGAAGGCCGCCGGGGCGGACACGCCGGAGGACATGCTCGCGCTGATCCGGGCAGCGGAGGCGTATGCGGTGGCCTCGGGGCTGACCCTGATCGCCAAGACGCACCTGACCTACAACCGGCAGGAGTTCACGCTGTTCTTCGAGCGGGCTCCGGGGCACTAG
- a CDS encoding formylglycine-generating enzyme family protein codes for MKRLALLLLASQVHAKEPEVPNPQYLPVTEQIHALVAKKGDSPAAAAEMKAYTEKVPLANDGTFDLVPVPAGEFTIGSPSAEAGRKDNEGPQVKLAIDPFWIGKCEMTWDIYRAFMENGKARNKDGTLNRDSDLMTPEAPVAKDGETLVDVVSQPTPPYVPMHFSMGDGYGAGWPAIAMTHHAASKFCEWLSAQTGHYYRLPTEAEWEYACRAGTTTAYSFGDDPSQLGDYGWSMANADYTYQKVGLKKPNPWGIHDMHGNVSEWCLDAYLPDAYAKWEAGATNPWHPAVNRYPHVTRGGHYFDGGPETLRSAARVPSDPSWKAIDPQNPKSLWYLTSCQYIGLRVVRPMKVPDVKEMHRMWNTGPGPTE; via the coding sequence ATGAAACGCCTCGCCCTCCTTCTTCTCGCCTCGCAGGTCCACGCCAAGGAACCCGAAGTACCAAACCCGCAGTACTTGCCGGTCACCGAGCAGATCCACGCGCTCGTTGCCAAGAAGGGCGACTCCCCGGCCGCCGCCGCGGAGATGAAGGCCTACACGGAAAAGGTGCCGCTCGCGAATGACGGCACCTTCGACCTGGTGCCCGTGCCCGCCGGTGAGTTCACCATCGGCTCTCCTTCCGCGGAAGCCGGTCGCAAGGACAACGAAGGCCCGCAGGTGAAGCTCGCGATTGATCCCTTCTGGATCGGCAAGTGCGAGATGACCTGGGACATCTACCGTGCCTTCATGGAAAACGGCAAGGCGCGCAACAAGGATGGCACGCTCAACCGCGACTCTGACCTGATGACCCCGGAAGCGCCGGTGGCGAAGGATGGCGAAACCCTGGTGGACGTCGTCAGCCAGCCGACTCCACCTTACGTGCCGATGCACTTCAGCATGGGCGACGGCTACGGTGCGGGTTGGCCGGCCATCGCGATGACCCATCACGCCGCCAGCAAGTTCTGCGAGTGGCTCAGCGCCCAGACCGGTCACTACTACCGCCTGCCGACCGAGGCCGAGTGGGAATACGCCTGCCGCGCCGGCACCACCACCGCCTATTCCTTCGGCGACGATCCTTCCCAGCTCGGTGACTACGGCTGGTCCATGGCGAATGCCGACTACACCTACCAGAAGGTCGGCCTGAAGAAGCCGAACCCGTGGGGCATCCATGACATGCACGGCAATGTCTCCGAGTGGTGCCTGGATGCCTATCTCCCCGACGCCTACGCGAAGTGGGAAGCCGGCGCGACGAACCCGTGGCACCCGGCGGTCAACCGCTACCCGCACGTGACCCGTGGCGGTCACTACTTCGACGGGGGCCCGGAGACGCTGCGCTCCGCCGCCCGCGTGCCGTCCGATCCTTCGTGGAAGGCGATCGACCCGCAGAACCCGAAGTCGCTCTGGTACCTCACGAGCTGCCAGTACATCGGCCTCCGCGTCGTCCGCCCGATGAAGGTGCCGGACGTGAAGGAGATGCATCGCATGTGGAACACCGGCCCCGGGCCAACCGAGTGA
- a CDS encoding glutaminase family protein: MKHQSILNPKAALLAAGALSLTLAHGQVRPKPAGENDLVPPSTPLVACDPYFSIWSPGDTLNGVETTHWTGKQQQLTSLVKIDGKAYRVMGATPAAAPALKQKSLTVLPTRTIYTFEGAGVSVSLTFLTPALPDDISLLSRPVTYLAYEFVSTDGKPHEVSVFFGASGELTVNTPDQDVTWNDASGDGLAVVRMGSKDQPVLQKAGDDQRIDWGYLYLAAPEESTAGRAFGKPNELGIAFAGNGIGYRKGDSGEADRADGVGAGLELKPFQVGNDPVSKWAMIAYDDIYAIQYNRKNLRAYWRKDGWEAKDLLAASAKEYSELRARCETFDAEVMADLEKLGGVKYAKLSALAYRQCFAAGKFVADDNGQPLQFSKENHSNGCIATSDVFYPMAPQFLLFGPSLAKSFLAPFMEYAKSDRWKFPFAPHDLGTYPHANGQVYGGGEKTEENQMPVEESGNVLLLMGAVSQMEGNAEYASLYWPRLEQWAEYLKKEGFDPANQLCTDDFAGHLAHNVNLSAKAICALGAFAKMCEMRGESEKAASYSKTAKEFAQRWIKEAKDGDHTRLAFDRPGTWSQKYNLVWDKILGLGLFPDEVLRSEMDFYKKKQNVYGLPLDNRKEYTKLDWIVWTASLTQDRSDFEALVAPAFKFLNEGPNRSPMTDWYETVSGKKVGFTARPVVGGVYLPALYHKDLWAKYAKRDVTKAKGWAPMPEYIAPVLTTIVPNGAEKDGVVWSYTTARPEGEWFGTGFDDSKWQKGAAGFGAGSPPNAKVRTRWNSSDIWVRREVNIPGNVPDNIALNVYYDEDIEVYINGVRAAAAGGFVTDFSLVPLLPEGKAALKPGKNLIAVHCLQTTGGQYLDLGIVEVKPGEKK; the protein is encoded by the coding sequence ATGAAACACCAATCCATCCTCAACCCGAAGGCCGCGCTGCTGGCTGCCGGCGCGCTCAGCCTGACGCTGGCGCACGGCCAAGTCCGGCCGAAGCCCGCAGGCGAAAATGACCTCGTCCCGCCCTCGACCCCGCTGGTCGCGTGCGACCCGTACTTCAGCATCTGGTCGCCCGGCGACACGCTCAATGGCGTCGAGACCACCCACTGGACCGGCAAGCAGCAGCAGCTCACCAGCCTGGTGAAGATCGATGGCAAGGCCTATCGCGTGATGGGTGCCACCCCGGCCGCCGCCCCGGCGCTGAAGCAGAAGAGCCTGACCGTGCTGCCGACGCGCACGATCTACACCTTCGAAGGCGCGGGCGTCTCCGTCTCGCTCACCTTCCTGACTCCCGCGTTGCCGGATGACATCTCGCTCCTTTCCCGGCCGGTCACCTACCTCGCGTACGAGTTTGTTTCGACCGATGGCAAGCCGCATGAGGTGTCCGTCTTCTTCGGCGCGTCCGGCGAACTGACCGTCAACACGCCCGACCAGGACGTGACTTGGAACGACGCCAGCGGTGATGGCCTGGCCGTCGTCCGCATGGGCTCGAAGGATCAGCCCGTCCTCCAGAAGGCGGGAGACGACCAGCGCATCGACTGGGGCTACCTCTATCTAGCCGCGCCGGAGGAAAGCACCGCTGGCCGCGCTTTCGGCAAGCCGAACGAACTGGGCATCGCCTTCGCCGGCAATGGCATCGGCTACCGCAAGGGCGACTCGGGTGAAGCCGACCGCGCCGATGGCGTGGGCGCGGGTCTCGAACTCAAGCCCTTCCAGGTTGGCAACGACCCGGTCTCGAAGTGGGCGATGATCGCTTACGACGACATCTACGCGATCCAATACAACCGCAAGAACCTGCGGGCCTACTGGCGCAAGGACGGTTGGGAAGCGAAGGACCTGCTGGCCGCATCCGCGAAGGAGTATTCCGAGCTGCGCGCCCGCTGCGAAACCTTCGATGCCGAAGTGATGGCAGACCTGGAGAAGCTCGGCGGCGTGAAGTACGCCAAGCTCTCCGCGCTCGCCTACCGCCAGTGCTTCGCCGCCGGCAAGTTCGTGGCCGATGACAACGGCCAGCCGCTGCAGTTCTCGAAAGAGAACCACTCGAACGGCTGCATCGCCACCTCGGACGTGTTCTACCCGATGGCCCCGCAGTTCCTGCTGTTCGGCCCGTCGCTGGCGAAGTCGTTCCTTGCGCCCTTCATGGAGTATGCGAAGAGCGACCGCTGGAAATTCCCCTTCGCGCCGCATGACCTCGGCACCTACCCGCATGCCAATGGCCAGGTCTATGGCGGCGGCGAGAAGACCGAGGAAAACCAGATGCCGGTCGAGGAAAGCGGCAACGTCCTGCTCCTGATGGGCGCTGTCTCGCAGATGGAAGGCAATGCCGAATATGCCAGCCTCTACTGGCCGCGCCTCGAGCAATGGGCGGAATACTTGAAGAAGGAAGGCTTCGACCCCGCCAACCAGCTCTGCACCGACGACTTCGCCGGTCACCTGGCGCACAACGTCAACCTGAGCGCCAAGGCGATCTGCGCACTCGGTGCCTTTGCAAAGATGTGCGAGATGCGCGGTGAGAGTGAGAAGGCCGCCAGCTACTCGAAGACTGCAAAGGAATTCGCCCAGCGCTGGATCAAAGAAGCGAAGGACGGGGATCATACCCGCCTCGCCTTCGACCGCCCCGGCACCTGGAGCCAGAAGTACAACTTGGTGTGGGACAAGATCCTCGGCCTGGGCCTGTTCCCGGATGAAGTGCTGCGTAGCGAGATGGACTTCTACAAGAAGAAGCAGAACGTCTACGGCCTGCCGCTCGACAACCGCAAGGAGTACACCAAGCTCGACTGGATCGTCTGGACCGCCTCGCTCACGCAGGATCGCTCCGACTTCGAAGCGCTGGTCGCACCGGCCTTCAAGTTCCTCAACGAAGGCCCGAACCGTTCGCCGATGACCGACTGGTATGAGACCGTCAGCGGCAAGAAGGTCGGCTTCACCGCCCGCCCGGTGGTCGGTGGCGTTTACCTGCCCGCCCTCTATCACAAGGACCTGTGGGCGAAGTATGCGAAGCGCGACGTGACCAAGGCCAAGGGCTGGGCGCCGATGCCCGAGTATATCGCGCCGGTGCTGACCACCATCGTGCCGAACGGTGCCGAGAAGGATGGCGTGGTGTGGAGCTACACGACCGCCCGCCCGGAAGGCGAGTGGTTCGGCACGGGCTTCGATGATTCCAAGTGGCAGAAGGGGGCCGCCGGCTTCGGCGCGGGCAGCCCGCCGAATGCCAAGGTCCGCACCCGCTGGAACAGCTCCGACATCTGGGTCCGCCGCGAGGTGAATATCCCGGGCAACGTGCCGGACAACATCGCACTCAACGTCTATTACGACGAGGATATCGAGGTTTACATCAATGGCGTGCGCGCCGCTGCGGCCGGTGGCTTCGTCACCGATTTCTCGCTGGTGCCGCTGCTGCCGGAAGGCAAGGCCGCGCTGAAGCCCGGCAAGAACCTGATCGCCGTGCATTGCCTCCAGACCACCGGCGGCCAATACCTTGACCTCGGCATCGTCGAGGTGAAGCCGGGCGAGAAGAAGTAA
- a CDS encoding NYN domain-containing protein, with the protein MSESTSVAKPLAVLIDADNASAAVIAAVLTEVATYGTASVKRIYGNWTSEQLKSWKAPLLEHSIQPIQQFSYTTGKNSTDSAMIIDAMDLLYTGRFSGFCLVTSDSDFTRLAARIREQGLMVLGFGEKKTPKPFVAACDKFIYTEVIQVASDTAGTGSEGKGKKAGADLRKDDKLVKRIRMAIDSATGEESEWASLGLVGTHLSKLMPDFDSRNYGYGKLSDLLEAIGLFELSRKDKHVQIRVKPKGR; encoded by the coding sequence ATGTCTGAAAGCACCTCCGTCGCCAAGCCCCTCGCCGTGCTGATCGATGCGGACAATGCCTCGGCCGCCGTCATCGCCGCGGTGCTCACCGAGGTCGCGACCTATGGCACCGCGAGCGTCAAGCGGATCTACGGCAACTGGACCTCCGAGCAACTCAAGAGCTGGAAGGCACCTCTGCTCGAACATTCCATCCAGCCGATCCAGCAGTTCAGCTACACCACGGGCAAGAACTCCACCGACAGCGCGATGATCATCGACGCCATGGACCTGCTCTACACCGGCCGCTTCTCGGGCTTCTGCCTGGTCACCAGCGACAGCGATTTCACCCGTCTCGCCGCCCGGATTCGCGAACAGGGGCTGATGGTCCTCGGCTTCGGAGAGAAGAAGACGCCCAAGCCATTCGTCGCCGCCTGCGACAAGTTCATCTACACCGAAGTCATCCAAGTCGCCTCCGACACGGCAGGCACCGGTAGCGAGGGGAAGGGGAAAAAGGCGGGAGCCGATCTCCGCAAGGACGACAAGCTGGTGAAGCGCATCCGCATGGCCATCGACTCCGCCACCGGCGAGGAAAGCGAGTGGGCGTCGCTCGGCCTCGTGGGGACCCATCTTTCCAAGCTGATGCCCGACTTCGACTCGCGGAACTACGGCTACGGAAAGCTGAGCGACCTGCTGGAGGCCATCGGCCTGTTCGAGCTATCGCGGAAGGACAAGCACGTGCAGATCCGGGTGAAGCCCAAAGGCCGGTGA